In Acinetobacter sp. WCHAc010034, a genomic segment contains:
- the sohB gene encoding protease SohB encodes MLFHTSKLPAEIRVSHLNARINEQRKKIAQTTASKLELLQLAQQLSKEARARKKTNQKIYVLDFKGDTAASAVEQLREEVTLILATAKAGKDRVVVRLESPGGMVHGYGLAAAQLVRLRDAGFHLTVCVDKVAASGGYMMACIGSEIVSAPFAVVGSIGVVAQVPNFNRLLKEKHIDFELYTAGQYKRTVTMFGENTEEGKAKFEEELQQTHALFKHFVEKYRPQLNVEKVATGEHWYGHDALDLNLVDRLQTSDEFLLNLLPQHDIYVIETRRKPTLGEKLGLHAAQVADALVPALMNKFAETLLKANSGSVQLRDPKL; translated from the coding sequence ATGCTATTTCACACATCTAAATTGCCTGCTGAAATCCGCGTCAGCCATTTAAATGCGCGCATTAATGAACAGCGCAAAAAAATCGCGCAAACAACGGCCTCCAAATTAGAGCTGCTCCAGCTGGCGCAGCAGCTGTCCAAAGAAGCGCGCGCCCGCAAAAAAACCAATCAGAAAATTTATGTTTTGGACTTTAAAGGCGACACTGCAGCGTCGGCCGTTGAGCAGCTGCGTGAAGAAGTCACCTTGATTTTGGCCACGGCTAAAGCCGGCAAGGACCGTGTAGTGGTGCGCCTGGAAAGCCCGGGCGGCATGGTGCATGGCTACGGCTTGGCGGCTGCGCAGCTGGTGCGCTTGCGTGATGCGGGCTTTCACCTGACGGTTTGCGTAGACAAAGTGGCTGCCAGCGGCGGCTATATGATGGCCTGCATTGGCTCAGAGATTGTTTCTGCGCCTTTTGCTGTGGTGGGTTCCATAGGCGTTGTAGCGCAAGTGCCGAACTTCAACCGCCTGCTGAAGGAAAAGCATATTGATTTCGAATTGTATACCGCAGGCCAGTATAAGCGCACCGTGACCATGTTCGGCGAAAATACCGAAGAAGGCAAAGCCAAGTTTGAAGAAGAACTGCAGCAGACCCATGCGCTGTTTAAGCACTTTGTGGAAAAATACCGCCCGCAGCTGAATGTGGAAAAAGTGGCAACCGGCGAGCACTGGTATGGGCACGATGCGCTGGATCTGAATCTGGTTGACCGCCTGCAGACTTCAGACGAGTTCTTGCTGAATCTGCTGCCGCAGCATGATATCTATGTGATTGAAACGCGCCGCAAGCCGACCCTAGGCGAGAAGCTGGGCTTGCATGCTGCGCAGGTGGCCGATGCGCTGGTTCCGGCGCTGATGAATAAATTTGCTGAAACTTTGCTGAAAGCCAATTCAGGTTCAGTGCAGCTGCGCGACCCGAAACTTTAA
- a CDS encoding NAD-dependent succinate-semialdehyde dehydrogenase yields the protein MQLNQLNLFHEKACIGGQWLDAQSRQTAEVINPATLEVIGSVPNMGKAEAEQAIQAAKDAWPAWKAKTAKERSIILKKWNDLLLQHADELAFILTSEQGKPLAEAKGEIIYAASFVEWFAEEAKRTYGDVIPSPYADAQIVVTKQPVGIVAAITPWNFPAAMITRKVAPALAAGCPCIVKPAPETPFTALAMADLAMQAGVPGEVFSVITGDAVQIGDAFFASNEVRKFTFTGSTPVGKMLLERSAKTLKKVSLELGGNAPFIVFDDANLEDAVNGALIAKFRNAGQTCVCVNRFLVQAGIYEQFIQRLNEKMQAFSIGNGLEGGHDIGPVINQNAVKKVQSHIQDALDKGAKLIRGGRPHAAGALFFEPTLIADVTPEMDVATQETFGPLAAVFKFETERQALEMANDTDFGLASYCYTNNLGRAWRMSQQLEYGMVGINKGIISNEVAPFGGVKHSGLGREGSKYGIEDYMEIKYTLFGGLEE from the coding sequence ATGCAATTGAACCAGCTTAATTTATTCCATGAAAAAGCCTGCATAGGCGGCCAATGGCTCGATGCCCAAAGCCGGCAGACGGCAGAGGTCATCAATCCTGCAACTTTAGAAGTCATCGGTTCTGTGCCGAATATGGGCAAGGCTGAAGCCGAACAAGCGATTCAGGCTGCGAAAGATGCATGGCCTGCGTGGAAAGCCAAAACGGCAAAAGAGCGCTCAATTATTTTAAAAAAATGGAATGATCTGCTGCTGCAGCATGCGGACGAACTGGCATTCATTTTAACCAGCGAGCAGGGCAAGCCTTTGGCGGAAGCGAAAGGCGAAATTATTTATGCGGCCAGTTTTGTGGAATGGTTTGCCGAAGAAGCCAAGCGTACTTATGGTGATGTGATTCCAAGCCCATATGCAGATGCGCAGATTGTGGTGACTAAGCAGCCGGTCGGCATTGTGGCTGCGATTACCCCGTGGAATTTTCCAGCGGCCATGATTACCCGCAAAGTAGCTCCGGCATTGGCGGCCGGCTGTCCCTGCATTGTTAAGCCTGCGCCGGAAACGCCATTTACAGCGCTGGCTATGGCGGATTTGGCGATGCAGGCCGGCGTGCCGGGAGAAGTCTTCAGCGTTATTACCGGCGATGCAGTCCAAATCGGCGATGCATTTTTTGCAAGCAATGAGGTCAGGAAATTCACGTTTACCGGTTCTACGCCTGTGGGCAAAATGCTGCTGGAAAGATCCGCTAAGACTTTGAAGAAAGTTTCGCTGGAGCTGGGCGGCAATGCGCCGTTTATTGTCTTTGATGATGCAAATCTGGAAGATGCGGTAAACGGCGCATTAATCGCCAAATTCAGAAATGCCGGGCAGACCTGCGTTTGCGTGAACCGCTTTCTGGTGCAGGCTGGCATTTATGAGCAGTTTATCCAGCGCCTGAATGAAAAAATGCAGGCGTTTTCAATTGGAAACGGCCTGGAGGGCGGCCATGATATTGGGCCGGTGATTAATCAGAATGCGGTGAAAAAAGTGCAGTCGCATATTCAGGATGCATTGGATAAAGGCGCAAAATTGATTCGCGGTGGCCGTCCGCATGCTGCCGGCGCGCTGTTCTTTGAGCCGACCCTGATCGCTGATGTCACGCCGGAGATGGATGTGGCAACGCAGGAAACTTTTGGCCCGCTGGCGGCTGTATTTAAATTTGAGACCGAGCGCCAGGCGCTAGAAATGGCGAATGATACAGATTTCGGTTTGGCATCCTACTGCTATACCAATAACCTAGGCCGCGCATGGCGCATGAGCCAGCAGCTGGAATACGGCATGGTGGGCATCAATAAGGGCATTATTTCCAATGAGGTCGCGCCTTTTGGCGGCGTCAAGCATTCGGGCTTAGGCCGCGAAGGCTCTAAATACGGTATTGAAGACTATATGGAAATCAAATACACCTTATTTGGCGGGCTTGAGGAATAA
- a CDS encoding OsmC family protein, whose product MQTSVHWLENVAFEAKTQSGHSIIMDGSAEYGGENRGPRPMELILTGLGGCASFDIVTILKKARQDISDVRCELSAERADSIPAVFTKIHLHFVVSGKGVKEKQVAKAVELSAEKYCSASKMLSDGGVEITHDFEILEATE is encoded by the coding sequence ATGCAAACAAGTGTTCATTGGCTAGAGAATGTCGCTTTTGAGGCAAAAACTCAAAGCGGCCACAGCATTATCATGGATGGCTCGGCAGAATACGGCGGTGAGAACCGCGGCCCGCGCCCGATGGAGCTGATTTTGACTGGCCTGGGCGGCTGCGCGTCTTTTGATATTGTGACCATTTTAAAGAAAGCCCGCCAGGACATCAGCGATGTGCGCTGCGAGCTGAGCGCCGAACGCGCCGACAGCATTCCTGCGGTATTTACCAAAATCCATTTGCACTTTGTGGTCAGCGGCAAAGGCGTTAAAGAAAAGCAGGTGGCGAAAGCGGTTGAGCTTTCTGCTGAGAAATACTGCTCCGCCAGCAAAATGCTGTCTGACGGCGGCGTTGAAATTACCCATGATTTTGAAATTTTAGAAGCTACTGAGTAA
- the crp gene encoding cAMP-activated global transcriptional regulator CRP codes for MTSNFSQLSTDALSPGQLPESVKALLKRAYINRYPKRTTIVDAGSESKSLYLILKGSVSIILSEDDEREIVVAYLNAGDFFGEMGLFETNAQRTAEVRTRDVCEIAEVTYENFHELSKQYPDLSYAVFAQLVRRLKNTTRKVTDLAFIDVSGRIARCLIDLSSQPEAMILPNGRQIRITRQEIGRIVGCSREMVGRVLKTLEEQGMIETDGKAILIFDASLEANNEFSSDDIDDEE; via the coding sequence ATGACTTCAAACTTTTCACAACTTAGCACAGATGCGCTGTCGCCAGGTCAGCTTCCTGAGTCAGTTAAAGCATTACTAAAACGTGCATACATAAATCGTTACCCAAAACGCACGACAATCGTAGATGCAGGATCAGAATCCAAATCGCTGTATTTGATTCTGAAGGGGTCTGTATCCATCATCCTAAGTGAAGATGATGAGCGTGAAATCGTGGTTGCGTATTTAAACGCGGGTGATTTTTTTGGGGAAATGGGTCTATTCGAAACCAATGCGCAGCGCACGGCGGAAGTCCGCACGCGTGATGTCTGCGAAATTGCCGAAGTGACTTATGAAAACTTCCATGAGCTGAGCAAGCAGTATCCAGATTTAAGCTATGCTGTTTTTGCCCAGCTGGTGCGCCGCTTGAAAAATACCACGCGCAAAGTCACTGACTTGGCGTTTATAGATGTGTCCGGCCGCATTGCGCGCTGCCTGATCGACCTGTCTTCTCAGCCGGAAGCGATGATTCTGCCGAATGGCCGCCAGATCCGCATTACCCGCCAGGAAATTGGCCGCATTGTCGGCTGCTCGCGTGAGATGGTCGGCCGTGTTCTGAAAACGCTGGAAGAGCAGGGCATGATTGAAACAGACGGCAAAGCCATTCTGATTTTTGATGCATCTTTAGAAGCCAACAATGAATTTTCATCAGATGATATTGATGATGAAGAATGA
- a CDS encoding NADP(H)-dependent aldo-keto reductase, translated as MQFKPLANTGISVPEICLGTMTFGEQNTQQQAFQQLDYALERGLNFWDTAEMYPVPPKRETQGATERIIGNWLATRGGRDKLFLASKIAGPGQGGSQIRGGATRYTAAEISSALDGNLQRLQTDYIDLYQLHWPQRPANFFGKLGYGNTEAGSAQDITALEETLTALSAEVKKGRIRAIGLSNETPWGTLKFLHLAEKLGLEKVVSVQNPYSLLNRTYEIGMSEIAKFEGVGLLAYSPLAFGYLSGKFRNGARPANARVTLFSRFSRYSNPQSEWATEQYAQLAEQHGLTLTQLALAFIKQQFFVTSTIIGATSLEQLQENIDAFQVNLSEEILQGIEEIHRRQPNPAP; from the coding sequence ATGCAGTTTAAACCTTTAGCCAATACCGGCATTTCAGTGCCGGAAATCTGCCTGGGCACCATGACTTTCGGTGAGCAGAATACGCAGCAGCAGGCCTTTCAGCAGCTGGACTATGCTTTGGAGCGCGGCTTGAATTTCTGGGATACTGCAGAAATGTATCCGGTGCCGCCTAAGCGGGAAACGCAGGGCGCCACGGAGCGCATCATCGGCAATTGGCTTGCAACGCGCGGCGGGCGCGACAAGCTGTTTTTAGCCTCTAAAATTGCAGGGCCGGGGCAAGGCGGCAGCCAGATCCGCGGCGGCGCGACCCGCTATACCGCAGCCGAAATTTCCTCCGCGCTGGATGGCAATCTGCAGCGCCTGCAGACCGACTATATTGACCTGTACCAGCTGCACTGGCCGCAGCGCCCGGCCAATTTCTTTGGCAAGCTGGGCTACGGCAATACTGAAGCCGGCAGCGCTCAAGATATTACTGCGCTGGAAGAAACCCTGACAGCTTTAAGCGCTGAAGTGAAAAAAGGCCGCATCCGCGCGATTGGCCTGTCCAACGAAACGCCGTGGGGCACATTGAAATTCCTGCATTTAGCGGAAAAGCTGGGTCTGGAAAAAGTCGTCAGCGTGCAAAACCCCTACAGCCTGCTGAACCGGACTTATGAAATCGGCATGTCGGAAATTGCAAAATTTGAAGGCGTGGGCCTGCTGGCCTATTCGCCTTTGGCCTTCGGCTATCTTAGCGGGAAATTCCGCAACGGCGCGCGGCCGGCCAATGCGCGGGTGACTTTATTCAGCCGTTTCAGCCGCTACAGCAATCCGCAAAGCGAATGGGCCACTGAACAGTATGCGCAGCTGGCGGAACAGCATGGCCTGACATTAACCCAGCTGGCATTGGCCTTTATCAAGCAGCAGTTTTTTGTGACCAGCACCATTATTGGCGCGACCAGTTTGGAGCAGCTACAAGAAAATATTGATGCGTTTCAGGTTAATCTTTCGGAAGAGATTCTGCAGGGCATTGAAGAAATTCACCGCCGGCAGCCGAATCCGGCGCCATAA